Proteins found in one Anabas testudineus chromosome 1, fAnaTes1.2, whole genome shotgun sequence genomic segment:
- the LOC113162374 gene encoding endonuclease V gives MSAPPAEDLIKQWESEQASLRKQVLEEDTEDWQREPDFSGLERIGGVDLSFIKGDDVNACAQLVVLSYPDLEVLYEDSQMVTLTAPYIAGFLAFRETPFLLEALQRLERNQPTLLPQVVFVDGNGLFHYREFGLACHLGVLSGLPCVGVAKNLLQVQGVYKSEEHQSQIASLKKGGDSFPLTAASGKVLGKALRSSDKSSKPVYVSVGHKISLDTAVHLTHRCCRYRVPEPIRQADFHSREYLRKNFPAANTQIKE, from the exons ATGTCTGCTCCCCCTGCAGAAGACCTGATCAAGCAGTGGGAAAG TGAGCAGGCCAGCCTGAGAAAGCAGGTGTTGGAGGAGGACACTGAGGACTGGCAGAGGGAACCAGACTTCTCAGGCCTGGAGAGAATTGGAGGAGTGGACCTTTCCTTCATTAAAGGGGACGACGTCAATGCCTGCGCCCAGCTCGTGGTCCTCAGCTACCCCGACCTGGAG GTGCTGTATGAGGACAGTCAGATGGTGACCCTTACGGCCCCCTATATAGCTGGCTTCCTGGCCTTCAGAGAGACCCCTTTCCTCCTGGAGGCTCTGCAGCGGTTGGAGAGGAACCAGCCCACACTTCTGCCTCAG GTGGTGTTTGTGGATGGGAACGGTCTCTTCCACTACAGAG AGTTCGGCCTGGCGTGTCATCTCGGTGTGCTGTCAGGGCTGCCCTGCGTGGGTGTGGCCAAGAACCTGCTGCAGGTGCAGGGCGTGTACAAAAGCGAGGAGCACCAGTCACAG ATCGCTTCTCTGAAGAAAGGAGGAGACAGCTTCCCGCTCACAGCCGCCTCAGGCAAAGTGCTCGGAAAG GCGTTACGAAGCTCAGACAAGAGCTCTAAGCCAGTGTACGTGTCTGTGGGACACAAGATCAGTCTGGACACAGCTGTTCACCTCACACACCGCTGCTGCCGCTACAGAGTCCCTGAACCCATCagacag GCTGACTTTCACTCCAGAGAATACCTTCGAAAAAACTTCCCAGCTGCAAATACACAAATCAAAGAGTGA